From a region of the Neisseria subflava genome:
- the nrdB gene encoding class Ia ribonucleoside-diphosphate reductase subunit beta codes for MSYSTFSKTKNDALKEPMFFGQPVNVARYDQQKYEVFEKLIEKQLSFFWRPEEIDVSRDRIDYANLPEHEKHIFISNLKYQTLLDSIQGRSPNVAFLPLVSIPELETWIETWSFSETIHSRSYTHIIRNIVNDPSVVFDDIVQNKYIIARAEDIACYYDDLIEYTQYYNLLGEGSHNIGGKLVTVSLRELKKKLYLCLMCVNVLEAIRFYVSFACSFAFAERELMEGNAKIIKLIARDEALHLTSTQHMLNLMRAGADDPEMAEIANELQDECFNLFKKAAEQEKEWAAYLFKDGSMIGLNKEILAQYVEYITNLRMQAVGLPAGFEGATQNPIPWINAWLSSDNVQVAPQEVEISSYLIGQIDSEVSADDLGDFEL; via the coding sequence ATGTCATACAGCACCTTTTCCAAAACCAAAAACGACGCGCTGAAAGAGCCGATGTTTTTTGGTCAACCGGTAAATGTCGCCCGTTATGACCAGCAGAAATACGAAGTATTTGAAAAACTGATCGAAAAACAATTGTCTTTCTTCTGGCGTCCGGAAGAAATCGACGTGTCGCGCGACCGTATCGACTACGCCAATCTGCCCGAACATGAAAAACATATTTTCATCAGCAATCTGAAATACCAAACCCTGCTCGATTCTATCCAAGGCCGCAGCCCGAATGTTGCGTTCTTACCTTTGGTGTCGATTCCCGAACTGGAAACTTGGATTGAAACGTGGAGCTTCAGCGAAACCATCCACTCGCGCAGCTATACTCATATCATCCGCAATATCGTTAATGATCCGTCAGTCGTGTTCGATGATATTGTGCAAAACAAATACATCATCGCCCGTGCTGAAGACATTGCCTGCTATTACGATGATTTGATTGAATACACTCAGTATTACAATCTGTTGGGCGAAGGTTCGCACAATATCGGCGGCAAGCTTGTTACCGTATCTTTGCGTGAGTTAAAGAAAAAGCTCTATCTCTGCCTGATGTGCGTCAACGTATTGGAAGCCATCCGCTTCTACGTTTCATTCGCCTGCTCGTTCGCCTTTGCCGAGCGCGAATTGATGGAAGGCAACGCCAAAATCATCAAACTGATTGCCCGTGACGAAGCCCTGCACCTGACCAGCACCCAGCATATGCTCAACCTGATGCGTGCCGGTGCCGATGATCCTGAAATGGCTGAAATTGCGAATGAATTGCAGGACGAGTGTTTCAACCTCTTCAAAAAAGCAGCCGAGCAGGAAAAAGAATGGGCGGCCTATCTGTTTAAAGACGGCTCAATGATTGGCCTGAACAAGGAAATTTTGGCTCAATACGTTGAATACATTACCAATCTGCGTATGCAGGCGGTTGGCCTTCCTGCCGGATTTGAAGGTGCGACCCAAAATCCGATTCCTTGGATCAACGCATGGCTGTCTTCTGACAATGTACAGGTTGCGCCGCAGGAAGTGGAAATTTCTTCTTACTTAATCGGTCAGATTGATTCGGAAGTCAGCGCGGACGATTTGGGCGATTTCGAGCTGTAA